Below is a window of Solanum stenotomum isolate F172 chromosome 7, ASM1918654v1, whole genome shotgun sequence DNA.
TGATGCAAAATCATTTGATGGGGCTAAAGAAACAAGACCAGCACCTTGCGCAATTTCTGGCTTACAAGTGCTGGTTCAAGTTAAAGATATAAAGTTTACTCTAGGCAAGTCAAGTGAAGAGGTAAGTGGGGTGATGAAAAATACATGGAAAAAGAGGagcatatttttttatcttcctTATTGGGAGTATAACTTGGTGCCCCATAATATTGATGCAATGCACATAGAGAAAAATGTTTGTGATAACATAATATATACACTACTGGGTCTGGGTAAAAAGTCAAAAGACAATATAGAAGCACGATTGGACttgaaggagatgaaaataAGACCAAGCTTATGGCCGCAATATCAAGCTAGTGGGAGAGCATATCTTCCACCTACTCATTTCACTATCTCTTCAAATGAAAAAGAGATGTTTTATGAAGTACTACAAAATGCCAATTTTCCACATGGCTATGCCTCTAATATCTCACGTTGGATTCGCAAGCGAAAGATATCTGGACTAAAAACTCATGATTGTCATGTTATAATGCAAGAACTTCTTCCTCTTGCCTTGCGAagatcaacaaataaaagagttaaatctGTTTTAATTGAACTATGCACATTCTTTCGTGTTTTATGTAGCAAAGTTTTAAAACTAGAAGAGTTAAAATTACTTGAAGAAAAAATTCCAGAAACGTTATCCAATATGGAAAAACTCTTTCCCCCAGGATTCTTTACTATTATGGTACACTTGGTTACTCACTTCGCAACTGAGGCAAAACTTGCCGGTCCAGTATATTATCATTGGATGTACCCAATTGAGAGGTATGGATTATATCACTGAATCTTTATTATATACATCTTTAGttgttaaatattataatataaaactaataatattaatttattccaTAGGTACTTGGGTACTTTAAAATCATATGTTTGTAATCGTGCATGTCCTGAAGGTTCAATAGCAGAAGTATACATAGCAAATGAATGTTTGGCATTTTCCTCACAATATTTGGAGGGTGGAGATTCAAAGTCTTATTGTTCAAGAAGATACAGTGATGAGATTGAGCATGAGACTAGTAATGACGGATGTCTTTTTCCTACTATTGGAGAGTCATACGGTGGAGTAGATGtatatgaaatagatgagaaaacACTGTTGTAGGCACATCGACATGTGCTCTTCAATTGTGAGTCAGAGGTGGTTGAGAGTTATAAAAAGTAAGTgttatatatattgttgattAAGTGTATATTACTTCATTTGATAACAAAATTGATATATATGAATCACATGAACAGAGAACATATTGCTGAAATCAAGAGATCACATCGTAAGCGTCGTTTGACACAACATCAAATTGATCGTATACATTTCGATACATTTAGTGAGTGGTTCAAGGAGAAAGTAAGTAGTATGACTAAGTTATTGGTTACCTTAATTATTTTACTAGTACTTATATCCAAATTTATAGTTTAATCTTTCTATTTGGTTAGGTAAAAGAGTTGGAGGTCACATATGATATCTTAAAGAATATTAAAGTTCTTGCAAAAGGGCCGAGTTGCATTGCAAAAAGATTTAATGCTTATGATTTATATAACGGGTATAGGTTTAGAACAAAGCAAAGTGAAGAGTACCTAGAAACACAAAATAGTGGTGTTATGGTCATTTCAAAAACCGAAAGTTATGCAAGTTCATGCGACAATGCTCCAAAGTCTgcaaatatttcatattatgGTAGATTGACTAAAATTGTGGAGTTAAACTACTATGAAGAATTTAAGGGTGTCTTATTTAAGTGTGATTGGGTTGATGTAACCAAAGGTAGAGGAGTTATGGAAGATGACTTGGGTTTCATAGTTGAGAATTTTTCACGCTTGGTTGATTCTAGTGACCGAGACCGTCATGAACCCTTTATTTTTGCAGAACAAGCtcaaaaagtaatatttgtaCAAGATCCTCATAATCATGAATGGTTTGTCCCTAGGTTAATTAGACCTAGAGATGTTTTTGATATGGGAGAGGAAAATAGTGTGCAACTCGAGTCATCAATGCAGAGTGATTCTACTGACTTGGCTATCTTAGAAAATTCCCATGTTTCAGAGTTTGAGAATAATGATTGGGTAAGGAGTAGAGTCGATGGGATAGTAATTGATATGGAAGTCCATACTCAAGCTTCTCCAAATAACGGTGAAGCTAATCTCGAGGGAGGAAATGATATTGAAAATGAAAGTGATCCTGAATGATAGGTGGTTATAGAAGATGAATGTGGGTTGGCTATAaatttttcatgtttgtgtTGGTTGATTAGTGAATGTTTTGAGTGAACTTTCAGTGcttgtctttcttttattttgttttttttatcctttggattatgaagtattaATGTGTTcttatgaatttgaatttttttaatttctggTGCATTAGTATGTGTCTTCAAAGCTTAAGATGATAATGCTTTCTCTTGTATTGGATGTGTCCTGTAATTCTGCTACTAGTACAACTTAATGCATCTACATGGTTATTTCATTTTAGATAAGAAAGTATGCAAACTAGAGGTCGCAACAGATTGGACTTTCAACTACAAAATGATGAAGGTCTGCGACAATATGTTGAGCAGTTGATGGATGAACAGAACATCGATCACGCCCAGCCTTATATTGAGCAGCTGATAAATAGTGAGAATCACAATCAAACCCAAGATCACGATGATCAATCCAATGAGTTGACTAATTCTGCTGGTGGCACTGATGAATCAGGTAATACGTTTTAATATGTCTACTTCTTATTAGTTATACATGCTAGGAAAAACGATGTTGATGGAATTGAAGAGTTTTTTGTTACTATGGTCCATTCTCTGTATATTTCAGTGTGAAAAGCTAAAAACTGTTAACATTTGCTGGAAACTTGACATTGTACTGCTGTAGTTTCCTGTCAAATAACCTCTTCGATTTTCTGCGTGTATAGATCATAGGTAAAGCCAATTACCATATCTCTATAGATTATAAATGATAACATAAGAAAATGAGAGTCATATATTAGATGAGTCTCAAAGCTTCCTTCAGCCACATCTTCCAATTGTCTGTCTAATTATGTTCAGAAAACTTGTTTAAAGAAAGAATGAGTTGGCTATCTATTCCATCCTGAGTCAACTTAGAACAATTAGTGAGTCAAGTTCAAGAATAATAGGTTTGTAACCTTTAAGAATTTTCTCGCGATACTGTCTTATTCAAGAATCTCTATACTCTGGTACTCCAGAATTGCAGCAGAGTGAACATCTGAGTAAgacataatttaaaaaagatacATCAGGTAGGCaacatgtataatatattgtttttgttttctattgTTTTGTCGTGATACTATTATTTAACATATTGCAAAGCATCTCTCAATTGTTTAACCATATAAGTTTTTATCATTTGATGTCCTTCaattatttttccttctaaGTAATTTAGAGGCAAGAAAGGTGCGTGGACCTACTTTACTAAAAGATATTTGGAAACTTCCTTCGGGGAAAACAGTTGATGTGCAGTTTAATAGTCGTAATCAAGCTATTGGAAAAGAGGGTCGAAAACTTTCTAGCTTTCTAGTAATTATTGCAAGAACTCCAGAATTAACACCCCTACACGTAGATGATTGGAGAAATTTCAACAATgaggaaaagaagaaattgcTGAATTTTGTGAGGGTATGGTGTAGTTATTATTATGAGGTGAGCATGGTCTGTTATACATGATTCTATTTTCTAAATGTGGGCTTTATTTTTTCAGAAGAAGTTCTTTATCCCAAAATGCGGAGAAGCCTGTCTTAAAGTCACTAGGAAAGAAATGGAAAGATTATAAGTGTCAGTTAAAAGGTGACCATATTCCAAAGTATAAGACTAAAGAAGCTTTGCTAAAAAATAAACCAAGTCTTATACCAAGAGATCAAAGGAGTGGTCTTGTATCTTATTGGCTTTCCGACAAAGCTAAGGTATCAACAAATATTTACAGCATTCTACTAGTTGctaatttttgtattgtttagaTTTTCGTTATGCtcaatttttatgtataaatcatgagatattgttttaaattttcaatgaCAGAGACGTACCCAAGCAAATAGGAATAATAAGACCAAGCAAAAGATGCCTCACACAGGAGGATCCAAAAGTATTGCTACCTTGATAGATGAGCAGGTAAACCTGCTGACATTAAAAACCATATTAATTTAACCCTTCTTGTCAAGCATAGATGACATCAATTTTCTTGTATTAGACTGCAAATGGTAGAGAGCCTACACGAGCATAAATATTCTTATTAACTCATAAACAACGTGTGGATGGTAGACCATTGGATGATGATTCGGGCAAAGCAATTGTAagatttcttctttcttttattatcTACATTGGaaaaaattaagggaaaaatagaaaaagaaaacagaTGAATTCCAAATTggatttaatatattttctttggtCAGGACATGATAAATGAGAAGATGAGCAATAGTGAGGGATCTACTGACCAACCTCCTCACCGTGTTGCTTGGAAAGGTGATGTGTATTCCCAGGTATTAGGAAATGAAAGAAGAGGATATGTTCGTGGTTTAGGACTTGGTCCAACTCCTTCTGCTCTATGGGGTAGTAGATCTTTCTTAGAGAACATTgatgaaaaggattcatctaatgAAATTGTACAAAGGTTAGAACAGGAGATGAATGAATTGAAGGCGaaacaaaatgaagaaattaatatgatGAATCAAAATCAGGATAATATGCAATTAGAATTACTCCAAATACGACAATTCATGCACAAACATGCTCCTAAATAATCCATGCCTCAAAATATCAATGGCACCTCAAGTGGACAGGTAACTTGATTCCATAAGTTTtagacattattttttaataaaatttaatcatataaaagtatttttaactATTGTGTTAATATTTATCTGGTCCACGAAGATGATAGTGGCCATGGACAAATAGCACAAACAAGAGGGATACCTATTGTTGCTGAAAATACTCCAACTTCTCATGGTATTACTCATCTTTATCCTTCAATGCGACTGTTTGAGTTACTATTCGAGTCCAAATTCATCTTGATTCTTGCTCGTCCGTGATGTGTAGTTAGTTTTATCTATAGGTTCTATTTTTATAGCTGAGTGTTAATAATCTGAATACTTGAACTAATCCATATACACCTCATCCCTTGTTCTCTATGTTTTTAATTATCTACAGATCATCGATTTTGCATTTTCTTATTGAGATAGCTCTTGTCGATGCTTTGCCAGCCGTTAAATTTTATCCTGGATTCATCTACATTGTTGCTAGCCCCTGAAATGTAGTTAGTTTTATCTATAGCATCTGTTGGTGTACCTGAATATTAATTGTCCAATTACTCGAATTAGTCCTCTAATCATCCAATGAATATATTTACTTCTTGAGAACATGAGGCTTCTTCAACGAAAAAACTTTTTTACATTCTGTTTTTCAATAAGAATactttaaataaaaagataactaCCATTAATGAAACAATTGAAAAGGTTTGCTTTCTGAACATTTTCTGAACTTGAAAGATCTGGATCAAATTACCAGTTCATTTTTGTTCTCCTATAAAGTATAAAGTAGCATGCACAAGGATGAGGGACTTACATAATAACATTGTATTCCCTGCTCAGTAGTTTGCTCTAGTTCCTTCGTTGTCCAATCGTTAGACTTACCTGATAAGACAATCATGATTTGTATAACTTGAAGTAGTATTTACAAGAGAGAAGCTATGACGAGCAAAGTCATACAAGCAAAGAAGAAATTAAGCCCAAAATGACATATACCAAAGTTACCAAACAACATAGAGCACACCTCTTTCTGTTGCTATCATTCTTTGGCCTGCTGCCTGTTTTTATTGGTTTTGTTGGTATAGTTGCATATATAGGTTTTGTTGGTATTGTTGCATCCCTTGAAGTGTAGTTAGTTTTATCTATAGGTTTTGTTGGTATAGTTGCATATTAGTGGTCTGATTACTGAAGCTACATTGTGCACTGATTTTCTCCTTAGATGTATTAACTTTCTGTTGGCATCATTCTCTGGCCTGCTGCCTGTTTGTATTGCTgggatttttttattatctacATATCATCAATTTTGCATTTTCCAATTAAGATAACTCTTGTTGATGCTTTGCCAGCCCTTGAATTTCACCCTGGATTCATCTACATTGTTGCTAGCCCCTGAAATCTAGTTAGTTTTATCTATAGCTTCTGTTGGTATAGCTGAATATTAGTAGTCTGATTACTCGAACTAGTCCTCTAATCATCCAATGAATATATTTACTTCTTGAGAACGGAAGCCATCTTCAAcaaaacaactttttttatGTTCTGTTTTTCAATAAGAACACTTTGAATAAAAAGATAACTACCATTAAAGAAACAGTTGAAAAGGTTTCCTTTCTGAACAATTTCTGAACTTGAAAGATCTGGATCAAATTACCAGCTCATTTTTGTTCTCCTGTAAAGTATAGAGTAGCATGCACAAGGATGAGGGACTTACATAACAACAATGTATCCTCTGCTTCAACAGTTTGTTCTAGTTCATTTGTTGTCCAATCGTTAGTCTTACATGATAGAAATAATGGTACTCCATGAGACTTATCTACAAGTTAGAAGGAATGTTCTTAACTTCTTATGATGAAACCACTTCCGTGTTGGTTGAATAGAAATAGAGACAAGTCTCTTCTACTTCTCATTTTGGATCCAATTCTGCTTCTTTCACTGCTAAAGTCTTCAAACCACATTTCCTGTCCAAAGTATCCTTTGATCCATCACAAcctcttttgttttgtattgCAAAGCCAATGTTACAGGCTACATTATTATCCATCTCATTTGAAGTTCACAGAGAATACTGGTGACCCTAAGAATACCGGTCTAAGGAAGACAACAGCACATGCTGAATTTGCAACTTCTGGTCCTGGTCATACAGGTGCAGAATCTGATGTTCTGGTTTATCTCGTGTTTCTAACCTGCCAGTCAATGTTTCTAGTCTGACTAAAGATCAGTCCTTCTACATACTGTCCCACTTGCAGCACTCTCATCTTTCACCACTCACTAATCCTCATAGCATCTGCTAACTTTACAGGTAAAATCTTGACTGACAATGTTTTGTTCAAAACTTATTTACTTACTAAGATTAGTGATACCATTTGGACTATAGATTCTGGAGCATCAGATCACGACATCGATCTGACCTTTCTTTACCCTTCAATGTTAAAACATTACCTATTCTTTGTCTTGTTTCACATCTAAATGGATACAAAGTTAAAGTCTCTAACATTGTCTCCTTAACACTGCTTCCTGGTCTTGCTTTGTACAATGTATTCTTTCACCTAGAAGATCTACTAAGACCTCTCATCAACTTGTTACCTCCAGTAGTATCTTTGTAATGCTTTTCAGTCTGTTGATTTCTCTCATTTTGAATCATCTAGTCTTAAACCCCTAGTCTGCATCATGTTTTGAACCCTGCACTTACACTCAAGCTGCTTCTGAGCCTGAGTGTCACGCTATGAGTAAAGAGTTTAAGGCATAAGCTGCAAATGACACTTGGTCTATTGTGGGGTTACCCAGCAGTAAGAAACCTTAAATAGGTTTTAAGTGTTCACTACTGATGTAAATTGGACCGGTTGTCATCCCCTATTGAATAgtggttttgagacataaattaatgtatgtgtgtgtatgtatatgtattgtACATTCAGCAGGCCTGCGTTACTGTGGTATATTTTGTATCTTTCCAGTCTGTGAAGTTTTTACCTCTTTTTATTGATTGATATGGGGCAGATTGCTGCAGGTGGAATTCCTCTCATAGTTTTTGTCCTCTGAACTGTTTTTCATAGTTTGCTACTCAGGCTGTTAATAAGCTTCTGTTCTTGCATTGTTTGTTGCTCATGCTATGAATGTGCTTCTGCTTTTTCATTGTTTGTTGTCTAGGTTGTGAATATCTTCATGCTGAATTGTCTTCTGCATACCATGGATTTTGTATTTTCCAATTGAGACAGTGATGTTGATGCATTGCCAGCCCTTGAATTTTATCCCAAAGTCATCAGCATAGTTGGCAGCCCCTGTAGTATAGTTAGTTGGatctttgagttgttttctatGAGATGATATAATTCACTCTTTCTTATGTTAGGTGGATTTGAACTGGAACTTTGTTACTGCTAAATGTATTTGTATCAATAAGGGGAGAAACTAGGGTCTTGGTATTTGCACATAGCTTTTTTATGTAACATTTGGTCTagtaaatattttgttcaattatgagAACTTGGCCTATCTCGTAATGTTTTCATCAATTGAATTTCATCTTTTgacacatttattttattatttcaggTCATGCGGTATGACGTTCAAAAATTTTGCCTATGAAATATTTCAATACGGTGAACCATTGTGGATATTCTTTGAAGACACTATTTTATTGGATTGATTATATAATGATACTAGATATTTTGTTAATATAAGTTTAGTTTTAAAGTTATGATACTATAGTTTGGATTGATACTTCATTTTGTTTAGATTTTATGAGATATATTATGTTCTatgaattatattatatattttttagcaTTTGACAAACATCATTGCATCTAATAGGCTTTCTTTTGATTAGAATTTTGTTGGATTTATGAGTTATAAACCTATAAGTAGAAGTGCGAACTAGATAATTTTATGAATGGATGTAGTCATTATTTATTCTGGCTAACCAATTGGTTGTTAAAGTTTGTGACTTTTAGCGTCAAACTAAGTGATTTTTCTAGCCAAAAATATTGGACGGTAAATGGGGGAAATTAAGATGTTTACAAAAGGATATTCTAGCCTTTATAATTACCACCAAACTATTGTCATTAAAGATATCAACTTTTAGCAGCAATTTTATCGAATTTACCAACTATAAAGATGGATGCTACATAAACATGATTGTcgttttaaatttgatttaacaACTATTTTAATTTCCACTAGAACTAATGTGTTTTAGCGGCAATTTAGTAGGATTTACCTGCTATAAAAATGGACACTACACAAGTATAACTAActgtttttatttgatttaacaACCATCTAAATTGCCGCAAGCAATTGCCGCTAGAACAAATGTATTTTACCGGCAATTTAGTTGGTTTTACAGGCCATAAAAATGGACGCTACATGAGAATAACTAACCGCCTTGGATTGGATTTAGCATCCTTTTTAATTGCCGCAACAAATTGCCACTAAATCAAATGAGTTTTAGCGGCAAAAGAGCTTGGCTTTACCAGCTTTTGTCCAAATGGCTGCAAAAGCCTTTGTCGACCCCTAATATAGCGGCCAAAGGTCATTGGCTGGTAAAGGCTTTAGCAACCATACTTATGGCCGCTAATGCCATTTTTAATTGCTGCTATATCCCTTTTTTGTCATAGTGTATCTCATATTCagtatccactcggtgctaaacaTTACTTCCCACAATTACATATTTAGTCTTTAATTGAATTTACATGCATGGAGGAATGTCCTACACTCCATCTAacacaactcataaaatagctcatagattcagtAGGTGAGAATgaactttcaaccttagaatcatcatatacTGAGAATAattttcacatcatattcattatatgtttatgagaatgaaCTTTCAATTAACACAATAACTAGATTATAGTCATGTTCATTAAGTATATATACATGAAGCCCATAATTTGACATAACTCCCATGTATTACCCTTCTTGGATCAATGAGCATATTCATCCAACCACATCTAGGGTTACTTCATCaaacatggataataacatgattagAATGACTAATTACAACAAGTACAATTCCAAAGGATTCACCTTACTACAATTCACCCATATCACAAAAGGAATAAATTAGGGATATGGGGATTCATGGGAGATTTTATCATAAAACCACCATAAAATAGCAATTCATAATATAAgataattaaatcataaaaaatatttttagaaagaatccATGGCTTGGAgtgaaaaccctagcttttaaGGAAATTTCTTACTATGAAATTGAGAGTTTGAGGGCTTTATGGATGAAAGCTATCCATGAATCAAATACTACCATACCTTAGGGGAAGAAATCCAACAAATTCGTGTGAGAaagccttcttcttcaagccctaacttatcatcttcttcttcttctttggaatCCTATAGAGAagatttttggggaaaattgatttgatttgggaatTTGGTAGTTATAATTTAGAAGACTAAGTTTAGGGGcttaaaacacttatatacttagtctaaaataataaaaaaatgatgtcacttaatgtttaattaaaatgGATAACCCTAAACTACCCCTCAACCAACTGCCAAAACCCAACTTCCAGGTGTGACCCACGACCatggacccacggaccgtgtgtgggaccacggcccgtgctggaaAACTATAGGTCAGTGGTTTGGGGATGGTTCTGAGAGCAGACTTGTTAGACCTCACCCACGACTCCAATCTACGAGAATTGTGCTGAACCACGAGGCGTGGTTGCCCTCCGTGGGTCACTGCCAGGCATCCTCTTTGAGGATTTTCCTCAAGGACCTAGAGTGGGTCCTTGGGGTTTAGACCTTGGCGTTTCAACACTAATACATGAATTTTAGGGTACGGGAATGTATGTCAAGGCTATAACCCTAACGTCAAGCTTTAACTATGCCTATTAGTTTTAAGTAGACTCTAGCTTAGTTTACAAATTTCCGAAATGTTACAAAAACATGTTATTAGAGCCCAGAGTTCAAGattcctagggagtctatgaagtcgtgtctgtagagtcccaGTTATCGGTATGAAGcccgccacatctataattaggaggctgcaacatttaggaactatcgcatttcattcatactcattttgtgCGAAATAGTTTATCTCTATAAAGTTTCCTTTTATTTCGTGCTTGCGCatgtctttcagatcatgcctccatgaagagttGTCAGAGGTCATCCCGCTAGTAGAAATATTGAACCACAAgatcaaggggtacctaatgcaccagaagtgcaaccttAGGGAGAGGTCACTAATGTTGAGTTTCGGGAAGTTatccggatgttgagtcaagctgtGACCAATCAAGCTGGGcaacaaagataaaattgacaggaagtggctgatacttcaaggatATGTTAGTTCTTAaagatgaatcctccaagcttcactggttcaagtgtCAATGAGGATCCAGAAAACTTTGTAGGGGAACTGCAGAAAGTTTTTGAGGTTATGCGTGTTGCTGATGTTGAGCGAGTGGAACTAGTTGTATACCAACtgaatggtgttgctaggatctggtttgatcaatggaagaagggtagagctgagggtgctccggttttgagCTGGGCTGTGTTCAAGAGTGCTTTCATGAGGCGTTTCTTTCGCCGTGATCTAGGAGATGCAAAGGTAAGAGAATTCCTTACTCTTAAACATGAATCTATGAGCGTTCATGAGTATagccttaagttcacccaactttcccatTATGCTATGGAGATGGTTGTTGATATGAGGAGCATGATCAgtctgtttgttgctgggttgtcttgTCTATCAACTAATGAGGGCAAGACAACTATGCTAATAGTGGACATAGACATTTAAAAACTTATGATccatgtgcagcaggttgaggaagagaagttgagagATAGGGAAGAGTTTCGAAACAAGAAAACTAAGACAGAGAATGAGTCCAAACAATAGAAGAGTAATGCCAAGTggtcatctttccaacaaaaacataagggacctgctccatcatctgcaaGTGCActtgcaccaaggaacaaaggtgagttcaataattataattcacaaaatttcagagctagacctgcgcagtctcaaggtagtgtggcacaaggagatAATGGGAatcctacatgtgctaagtgtggtaggagctACTTAGgggtgtgtcgtgatggctccactagttACTTCACATTTGGtcagaatggtcattttatgaaagaaTTCCCTAAGAACAGGAAAGGAAATGGTAATGAGGGCAATAAAGCCCAAGCTTCTTTAGTTGCTCCACCGGACATAGCTGCATCTAGTGGAGCTACATCAGGGGCAGGCGGAAGAGTGAACCGTctgtatgctatcactagtcgccaagagtaAGAGGATTCAGCAGATGTTGTCACTcctatgatcaaagtctttaattttaaagtttatgctttgctagatccaggagcgatTCTaccttttgtgactccttatgttgtgatgaattttgatgttcttcctaagATATTTCTTGAgccattcagtgtttctacacctgttggtgagtctattctagctgaaagagtctatcgtgattgtaccatttacatcaatcacaagagcaccatggctgacttagttgagttagatatggtagattttgatgtcattctaggtatggactagcGTCATGCATGTTAtccctcagttgattgtagaactcgagtaatTAAGTTCCAGTTTCtgaatgagccagtcttagagttgaagagtagttcagcagtgcctaagggtcgttttatttgtACCTCAAGgagagaaagttagtttccaaggggtgtctCTATCAGTTAATCaaagttaatgactctagtgttcagacaccacctattcagtcagttctagtagtaagagagtttccaaaagtctttcgaGATGATCATCTCGGAGTCCCTCCTAGGAGAGAAAGAAACTTCGATATAGATATTCCTActgatactcgtcctatctctattccactatatagaatggcaccagaaGAATTGAAAgtgttaaaagagcagttgaaagatctccttgagaaggtttttattcgaccaagtgtctcaccttggggcgctccagtgttatttgtgaggaagaaggatggcttccttagaatgtgtatagct
It encodes the following:
- the LOC125869853 gene encoding uncharacterized protein LOC125869853, yielding MRWHHEEQTNDGVLQHPADSKAWKSFDSKYPDFARDPRNVRLGLASDGCNPFGTMRTVHSTWPVILMPYNLPPWMCMKEEFFILSLLIPGPKSPGNNIDVFLQPLIEELNELWSVGAETYDASTKDTFQMRAALMWTMNDFPAYGTLSGWSTSGRFACPCCNIRTQFKWLKHGKKYCFMGHRRFLKSGHKYRNDAKSFDGAKETRPAPCAISGLQVLVQVKDIKFTLGKSSEEVSGVMKNTWKKRSIFFYLPYWEYNLVPHNIDAMHIEKNVCDNIIYTLLGLGKKSKDNIEARLDLKEMKIRPSLWPQYQASGRAYLPPTHFTISSNEKEMFYEVLQNANFPHGYASNISRWIRKRKISGLKTHDCHVIMQELLPLALRRSTNKRVKSVLIELCTFFRVLCSKVLKLEELKLLEEKIPETLSNMEKLFPPGFFTIMVHLVTHFATEAKLAGPVYYHWMYPIERYLGTLKSYVCNRACPEGSIAEVYIANECLAFSSQYLEGGDSKSYCSRRYSDEIEHETSNDGCLFPTIGESYGGVDVYEIDEKTLLEHIAEIKRSHRKRRLTQHQIDRIHFDTFSEWFKEKVKELEVTYDILKNIKVLAKGPSCIAKRFNAYDLYNGYRFRTKQSEEYLETQNSGVMVISKTESYASSCDNAPKSANISYYGRLTKIVELNYYEEFKGVLFKCDWVDVTKGRGVMEDDLGFIVENFSRLVDSSDRDRHEPFIFAEQAQKVIFVQDPHNHEWFVPRLIRPRDVFDMGEENSVQLESSMQSDSTDLAILENSHVSEFENNDWVRSRVDGIVIDMEVHTQASPNNGEANLEGGNDIENESDPE